In Haloplanus rubicundus, one DNA window encodes the following:
- a CDS encoding outer membrane protein assembly factor BamB family protein — protein MTSPSQSTDRSDAGSERIESRRPISRRTTLQSLGVIFTGVGAGCIGGSGPSSDRIRWRKSIRGQPLLDGGTLYVMGRLTLHALSPTDGSKQWVTEYSEDDFDQRLCLHSDIAVDDRRIYVPGCDGLRAIRRSDGEQAWFVDSPLRQGVGVGGGRVYANAEELLAIDASSGAVVWRADTGGDHLTTPAATADGVVFTNRVDGVVTAFDVDGERRWEHRTDAETRGPTIAGDTVYVAMSTEPGKAGRLLALNRADGTVRWTVDTPSPKRGTAPVVDGDAVYLGCSGREHGTLVALDRRDGTERWSFTDENSTVYEPAVTDDAVYAGSNDNQVYAFSRTGELLWQVETNSVVGTVVAGKEFLYAANNERLFAIDPS, from the coding sequence ATGACCTCGCCGAGTCAGTCCACCGACCGTTCGGACGCTGGGTCCGAACGGATCGAATCCCGGCGTCCAATTTCCCGGAGAACGACCCTCCAGTCTCTCGGTGTGATTTTCACCGGCGTTGGCGCTGGGTGTATCGGTGGATCCGGGCCATCCTCTGACCGAATCCGCTGGCGCAAGAGTATTCGTGGACAACCTCTCCTCGACGGGGGGACGCTCTACGTCATGGGTCGACTGACGCTCCACGCGCTGTCGCCGACCGACGGGAGCAAACAGTGGGTGACTGAGTACAGCGAGGACGATTTCGATCAGCGACTCTGTCTTCACAGCGACATCGCCGTGGACGACCGACGGATCTACGTTCCTGGCTGCGACGGCCTCCGTGCCATCCGTCGATCGGACGGCGAGCAGGCGTGGTTCGTCGACTCGCCGCTCCGACAGGGTGTCGGCGTCGGCGGCGGGCGGGTGTACGCGAACGCCGAGGAGCTCCTCGCTATCGACGCCAGCAGCGGTGCGGTCGTCTGGCGCGCGGACACCGGCGGCGACCACCTCACGACGCCGGCAGCGACGGCCGATGGTGTTGTCTTCACCAATCGCGTCGACGGCGTCGTCACCGCATTCGACGTCGACGGTGAGCGACGGTGGGAACATCGGACCGACGCCGAGACCCGGGGTCCGACGATCGCGGGCGATACCGTCTACGTGGCCATGTCGACCGAGCCAGGTAAGGCAGGAAGGCTGCTCGCGTTGAACCGTGCTGACGGCACCGTTCGATGGACGGTCGACACCCCGTCACCGAAACGGGGGACGGCTCCGGTCGTCGACGGCGACGCGGTGTATCTCGGCTGTAGCGGGCGGGAGCACGGAACGCTCGTCGCACTCGACCGTAGAGATGGCACCGAACGGTGGTCGTTCACAGACGAGAATAGCACGGTGTACGAACCCGCCGTGACCGACGACGCGGTGTACGCCGGCTCGAACGACAACCAAGTCTACGCGTTCTCGCGGACGGGCGAACTCCTGTGGCAGGTCGAGACGAACAGCGTCGTTGGGACGGTCGTCGCGGGGAAGGAGTTCCTCTACGCGGCGAACAACGAACGGCTCTTCGCCATCGACCCGTCGTAG